One stretch of Halichoerus grypus chromosome 10, mHalGry1.hap1.1, whole genome shotgun sequence DNA includes these proteins:
- the ASXL1 gene encoding polycomb group protein ASXL1 isoform X5 gives MKDKQKRKKERTWAEAARLVLENYSDAPMTPKQILQVIEAEGLKEMSGTSPLACLNAMLHSNSRGGEGLFYKLPGRISLFTLKRHSERGNTSRESGRGRSRLPAEPGVRCGARSQDPGIMT, from the exons atgaaggacaaacagaagaggaagaaggagcgCACGTGGGCCGAGGCCGCGCGCCTG GTACTAGAAAACTACTCGGATGCTCCAATGACACCAAAACAGATTCTGCAGGTCATAGAGGCAGAAGGATTAAAGGAAATGAG CGGGACATCCCCTCTCGCGTGTCTCAATGCCATGCTACATTCCAACtcaagaggaggagaggggctgtTTTATAAACTGCCTGGCCGAATCAGCCTGTTCACACTCAAG agacacagcgagagaggaaacacaagcagggagagtgggagagggagaagcaggcttcccgcggagccgggagtccgatgtggggctcgatcccaggaccctgggatcatgacctga